In Deinococcus maricopensis DSM 21211, one genomic interval encodes:
- a CDS encoding branched-chain amino acid ABC transporter permease translates to MTARAATPTRNRAKRWSLGPLAAFFALALAFPFLPLGDRTEYLLQIGYFTLVAGTLALSWDILARSGQLSLAHAAFYGIGAYTFAILSKAGVAWPLGLLAAAALAALISVILGAVASRLSGMYFAIATLAFTEVTRTVVQNLPESFAGGPTGLLVPALLGGNSRAQYLLALGILVLAVLVSLTVRLTRLHAAFSAIRQGEDVARVLGVNVVRYKLLAFAISSALAAAAGVLYAGKTFFINPGDTFSIATSIAPLTTSIFGGLYTTLGPVLGATVLRVAEELLHSQFKSGYLIVYGLVLIISILWLPRGLMGLLRRGRTDGDL, encoded by the coding sequence ATGACCGCCCGCGCCGCCACGCCCACCCGCAACCGCGCGAAACGCTGGAGTCTCGGCCCGCTCGCCGCCTTCTTCGCCCTCGCGCTCGCATTCCCGTTCCTCCCGCTCGGCGACCGCACCGAATACCTCCTGCAGATCGGGTACTTCACGCTCGTCGCCGGCACCCTCGCGCTCTCCTGGGACATCCTCGCGCGCAGCGGACAGCTGTCCCTCGCGCACGCCGCGTTCTACGGCATCGGTGCGTACACCTTCGCGATCCTCAGCAAGGCTGGCGTCGCCTGGCCCCTCGGGCTGCTCGCCGCCGCCGCCCTCGCCGCGCTCATCAGCGTCATCCTCGGCGCGGTCGCGTCCAGGCTGTCCGGCATGTACTTCGCGATCGCCACGCTCGCGTTCACGGAAGTCACCCGCACCGTCGTCCAGAACCTCCCTGAGAGCTTCGCCGGCGGCCCGACCGGCCTGCTCGTGCCCGCGTTGCTCGGCGGGAACTCCCGCGCGCAATACCTCCTCGCGCTCGGCATCCTCGTGCTGGCGGTGCTCGTAAGCCTCACGGTGCGCCTCACCCGCCTGCACGCCGCGTTCAGCGCCATCCGCCAGGGTGAGGACGTCGCCCGCGTGCTCGGCGTGAACGTCGTGCGCTACAAACTCCTCGCGTTCGCGATCAGCAGCGCCCTCGCCGCCGCCGCCGGCGTGCTGTACGCCGGGAAGACCTTCTTCATTAACCCCGGCGACACCTTCAGCATCGCCACCAGCATCGCCCCCCTCACCACCAGCATCTTCGGCGGGCTGTACACCACGCTCGGCCCGGTCCTCGGCGCCACCGTCCTGCGCGTCGCCGAGGAACTCCTGCACTCGCAGTTCAAGAGCGGCTACCTCATCGTGTACGGCCTCGTCCTCATCATCAGCATCCTGTGGCTCCCCCGCGGCCTGATGGGCCTGCTGCGCCGAGGCCGAACGGACGGTGACCTGTGA